The stretch of DNA GTAGATGCGGGGATATTCACCCCAGAAGATTCATTGATAGAAATGAAGGCCATCGGTATGGGTCAGGCCTTTGCCGTGACCATCGAAGATGAAGGAGGAGCGGAATCACCGGCCCTCGAGACCTTGCAGGTCATCGGTAACGTGGCGACATCTTAGACTCTGTCCCTACCACTCTAACTCACTCTGAATATGCTCTCCACCAATACTCCTGTGGAGGCCTTTTACCATCAAGAAGGAATGACTCACCGATACTGGGAGTGCTCAGAGTCAAATCCAGTTTCGATGCTTCTTTCGTGAGTCGCTCAACGGGTTCGGTCCAGCTGTGTGTGGCAAGAGTGAAAGAGCCCCAATGTATGGGCATCACCACTTCGGCTCCCAGGTCGATACCGGCCTGAGCAGTTTCTTCCGGCATCATGTGCACATCGGCCCACAGGGTATTGTACTGTCCACATTCGAGCATGGCGAAGTCGAATGGACCATATTTATCCTTAATTCTTTTGAAGCGATCGTTATAACCGCCATCTCCACTGAAGTAGATGTTCTCGTTGCTCCCCGTGACCACCCAAGAACTCCAAAGGGTGGCGAACTGATCGTTCAATCCTCGGCCTGACATGTGTTTGGAGGGAGTGCAAGCAATCGATAATTCTTTGAACTCCGATTCTTCCCACCAGTCCATTTCCTGAATGCGTTCCCACTCGATTCCCCAAGCGGCCAGATGATTACCGATTCCCAGCGGTACAAAGAATCGGGCTGTCTTTTCTCTAAGTCCAATGATGGATTCATAGTCGAGGTGGTCGTAGTGATCGTGAGAGATGAAGATGGCATCGATATGAGGCAGCTGGGCAATGTCGATGGGCATTTCCTCCTGATACCGTCCCTCTCCCAACCAGGGGTGGGGTGAAACATACTGACCGAATACAGGGTCGAAGAGCAGGCGCTTGCCATCGATCTCCAAAAGCACGGTGGAGTGTCCGAACCAGGTGACCCGGGTGAGGGTGTCGGAATATGAAGCGATGTCCAGGCTGTCCAGCTTGACCACTTCGATGTTCCTATCCGGAGACACATCAGGAGGTGATGAAAACCTGTCTTTGATCATCTTCTCGATGCTGTGACAGTCGAATTCCAAGTTGAATGGACCATCATTCACGAACTTCCCGTTCTCGAAGTTGGGAGAATCTGCGTAGCGAGTGAGCCGATACTCATCAGCCTGACCTCCGAATTGAGGAGAAGAGTTCAAGAATACAGAGCCGGTCAGGACCACTATGGTGATCAGGGCCAACAGTACGATGCCGATATGTTTTAGGAATTTCTTCATGTTCTCCGCTTGCCCTTCGCTAAGTGTTCAGTGGGCTCTGTATGGATGCTGATCACGATTAATTCAGACTCCGATACTCGCTCGGACTCAGCCCTGTCTTGGTCTTGAAGAGCTTGCTGAAGTGCTGCGGATAGTCGAAACCCAGATCGTAGGCGATCTCACTCACCGTGGCGTTGGAGCCGAGTAGGAGATTCTTGGCCCGCTCTACCAATTGTAGGTGGATGTGTTCTCGCGCACTCTTTCCCGTCTCCGCCTTGAGTAGATCACTGAGGTAGTGACCGGACATATTCAATGCCTGTCCACAGCGATCGATGCTGGGTAGTCCTTTCTCGCTCAACTCGCTGGAGTCGAAGTAGTCCTTCAGGAATCGCTCGAAACGCTGCAGATGACCTTTGCTCTCATTGCTGCGTGTGTAGAACTGTCGATCGTAGTAGCGTTCCGTGTATTTGAGGATGCTCTCCAGATTGATGAGGATGAGATCTTGAGAATGACGGTCCATGTTCTGTCCGATCTCCCGTTCGATATTCCGGACGAATTCCTTGAGCATGCCCTTCTCTTTTTCAGAAAGATGGAGTGCTTCGTTCACCTCATAGTCGAAGAATGTAAAACCGCTTATGCTCTGTGCGATACTCGATCGCCTGAGCAGGTCGGGGTGGAACATGAGGGTCCAGCCTTCCGTGCCTCTGTCCTGATCCAGCTGCTCTTCATCAATGGACATTATCTGTCCCGGACCTGTGCAGATCAAGGTGCCATCTTGAAAATCATAGGAACCGCGACCGTAGTTGAACTGCCCGGATGAGATGCTCTTCAGGCTGATCATATACAGATCGTTCCGGTAGGTGCCCGGCTCCATGCATGACTCCTTGGGGAATTCACCCGGATAGCTGACCGATATCAAGGGATGTTCCGGTGCTTTAAGGCCGAGCAGCCGATGTATGTCGGTGATGCTCTGTATCTCTATGATCTCTTTTTTGGCCATTCCTCGTTATTCATTTGACCGAGTGTCGCTCGGTGATTCATTCAAAGGTCAATATTCTATCGGGATCAGGCAGATACCGGTTCTTGTACATTGAACTCAACTCCGGTCATAGCTTCAGAGACCTCCCAGAGTC from Flavobacteriales bacterium encodes:
- a CDS encoding MBL fold metallo-hydrolase, producing MKKFLKHIGIVLLALITIVVLTGSVFLNSSPQFGGQADEYRLTRYADSPNFENGKFVNDGPFNLEFDCHSIEKMIKDRFSSPPDVSPDRNIEVVKLDSLDIASYSDTLTRVTWFGHSTVLLEIDGKRLLFDPVFGQYVSPHPWLGEGRYQEEMPIDIAQLPHIDAIFISHDHYDHLDYESIIGLREKTARFFVPLGIGNHLAAWGIEWERIQEMDWWEESEFKELSIACTPSKHMSGRGLNDQFATLWSSWVVTGSNENIYFSGDGGYNDRFKRIKDKYGPFDFAMLECGQYNTLWADVHMMPEETAQAGIDLGAEVVMPIHWGSFTLATHSWTEPVERLTKEASKLDLTLSTPSIGESFLLDGKRPPQEYWWRAYSE
- a CDS encoding AraC family transcriptional regulator — translated: MAKKEIIEIQSITDIHRLLGLKAPEHPLISVSYPGEFPKESCMEPGTYRNDLYMISLKSISSGQFNYGRGSYDFQDGTLICTGPGQIMSIDEEQLDQDRGTEGWTLMFHPDLLRRSSIAQSISGFTFFDYEVNEALHLSEKEKGMLKEFVRNIEREIGQNMDRHSQDLILINLESILKYTERYYDRQFYTRSNESKGHLQRFERFLKDYFDSSELSEKGLPSIDRCGQALNMSGHYLSDLLKAETGKSAREHIHLQLVERAKNLLLGSNATVSEIAYDLGFDYPQHFSKLFKTKTGLSPSEYRSLN